A DNA window from Malus domestica chromosome 12, GDT2T_hap1 contains the following coding sequences:
- the LOC103413617 gene encoding MADS-box transcription factor PHERES 2-like has translation MREITTLCDVGGFTIVYDPATGEPSTWPEPPLLQQLIARYQSIPFPARLAKMTDQETYLKEKVTKLKDRINRIQRENFDVEVNDIMHQITQNGKPFHTFEDRELTNLLLFTEEKMKEIQKRIKTMEPEVNVPPSDGGGEFNMRVPEHGEDRREYLFKYLEWAKRKLAMEKAAGAVQSSFHNCSEVATVEMMLGFRNP, from the coding sequence atgcgTGAAATAACCACCTTATGTGATGTGGGTGGCTTCACCATTGTCTATGACCCGGCCACTGGTGAGCCTAGTACATGGCCTGAGCCCCCATTACTCCAACAACTAATTGCAAGGTACCAAAGCATACCATTTCCCGCGCGGTTGGCGAAGATGACGGACCAGGAAACTTACCTCAAGGAGAAGGTAACCAAACTTAAAGATCGAATCAACAGGATTCAAAGAGAGAACTTTGATGTGGAGGTGAATGATATCATGCACCAGATCACTCAAAATGGTAAGCCATTTCATACATTTGAAGATAGAGAGCTAACCAATTTGCTTTTGTTTACGGAGGAGAAGATGAAAGAGATTCAGAAACGGATCAAAACTATGGAGCCAGAAGTTAACGTTCCACCATCTGATGGTGGAGGAGAATTTAACATGAGAGTTCCAGAGCATGGAGAGGACCGTCGAGAGTATCTCTTTAAGTATTTGGAATGGGCAAAAAGGAAGCTAGCAATGGAGAAGGCTGCTGGAGCTGTACAAAGCAGTTTCCATAACTGTTCGGAAGTGGCAACGGTGGAGATGATGTTGGGATTTCGTAATCCTTGA